The following are from one region of the Prionailurus bengalensis isolate Pbe53 chromosome A2, Fcat_Pben_1.1_paternal_pri, whole genome shotgun sequence genome:
- the TAS2R39 gene encoding LOW QUALITY PROTEIN: taste receptor type 2 member 39 (The sequence of the model RefSeq protein was modified relative to this genomic sequence to represent the inferred CDS: inserted 1 base in 1 codon; deleted 1 base in 1 codon), protein MTKTCNPADNEFSPFHILSILTIIGTECIIGIIANGFIMAINIAEWIKNKQFPISRILFFLSVSRIPLQSFMMIEITFSSTSPHFYNEDVIYGTFKVTFMFLNHCSLWFAAWLSFYFVKIADFSHXLFLKLKWRISGTDALALWLSMFISLGYSVLFSNDINTMYCNNSSIPSPNSSKKKYFTENNVVNLVLLYNLGIFIPLIMFIFAATLLIISLKRHTLHMESNATGSRDPSMEAHMGTIKVTSYFLILYISNAVALFLYMSNICDANSSWIILCKFIMAAYPTGHSILLIQDNPGLRRAWKQLQPQVHLHLKEAEYHKTSPTSSASPLPRPLSSHLLSSPNLI, encoded by the exons ATGACAAAAACCTGCAATCCTGCAGATAATGAATTTTCACCATTTCACATCCTCTCAATTTTAACAATTATAGGCACTGAATGCATCATTGGTATCATTGCAAATGGGTTCATCATGGCTATAAATAtagctgaatggattaaaaataag CAGTTTCCAATAAGCAGGATCCTGTTTTTCTTGAGTGTATCCAGAATACCTCTCCAAAGCTTCATGATGATAGAAATTACCTTCAGCTCAACATCCCCACATTTTTATAATGAAGATGTTATATATGGTACATTCAAAGTAACTTTCATGTTCTTAAATCATTGTAGCCTCTGGTTTGCTGCCTGGCTCAGCTTCTACTTCGTGAAGATTGCTGATTTCTCCC CCCTTTTCCTCAAGCTGAAGTGGAGAATTTCCGGGACAGATGCCCTGGCTCTGTGGCTATCAATGTTTATTTCCTTAGGCTACAGTGTACTCTTCTCCAATGACATCAACACCATGTATTGTAACAATTCTTCTATCCCCTCTCCCAACTCCTCTAAGAAAAAATACTTCACTGAGAACAATGTGGTCAACCTGGTTCTTCTCTATAACCTGGGGATCTTCATTCCTCTGATCATGTTCATCTTTGCAGCCACCCTGCTGATCATCTCTCTCAAAAGACACACCCTACACATGGAAAGCAATGCCACTGGCTCCAGGGACCCCAGCATGGAGGCTCACATGGGGACCATCAAAGTTACCAGCTACTTTCTCATTCTCTACATTTCCAATGCAGTTGCTCTATTTCTTTATATGTCCAATATCTGTGATGCCAACAGTTCCTGGATTATTTTGTGCAAATTCATCATGGCTGCCTACCCTACTGGTCACTCCATTCTGCTGATTCAGGACAACCCTGGGTTGAGAAGAGCTTGGAAGCAGCTTCAGCCTCAAGTTCATCTTCACCTAAAAGAAGCAGAATACCACAAAACAAGCCCAACCAGCTCTGCCTCCCCCTTACCTagacccctctcctcccacctcctttcTTCCCCAAACCTGATCTGA